Genomic segment of Diachasmimorpha longicaudata isolate KC_UGA_2023 chromosome 14, iyDiaLong2, whole genome shotgun sequence:
CAAAGAATAGAATTTTTGTAGATGAATCTCTACAGGCAAGTAATGAATTCCTccattttaattggaaatacgggaggaatttttattgcaaaagcATGAATTTGCGATGCTAAATCTTTCTCTCGTAACAAATATAAGTTTCTCATAACAATAGTATTTTCATTGAGTTGCAATTAGGCGCATGGTATGATATTTatgttataatattttttatagatgGTTATGGGCATGTAGCCAATATTTGATTTTACTTTATTGTGATTATTAATGTTTTATGGTTGtacaaaatattgaaattatggATGTGTTTATGATGGaactataaaaataaaacttaagctgtccccaatcggatctccgggggggcacaataatgcgtccgtcgtgcgacGAAGTCTGGGCATCgcctcccagcatgccagaagAACATCTCCAGCGACTACaacgagggacccaaggagggtggtgccctcaagggttcgtagtcgcccgccgtgcgccggggtactgccctcccgacgagggaaaggttccagccttcgtgctgtccacgatgACGTTGCAGAGGACGAGggattgactgcgcagccgagccagccaacgcctggatcttcaagaacaTCAACCAGTGAGtctactcatttattaggtaggattcacgagtgccacgttagcttaagtaggatcgatagtcatcgcgtcgcgaccggaggctcaccggtaccccccgtcccaataggtcatcctccccggacccccgcGATcaagggaccgggcgcgcgacgcgacgttagaatactgcaactgaacatgtcccgctcaattgcagtaaccggggaggtctttcaGCTCGTTCGCAAAGAACGTCTGGACAtactgttgctccaagagccgtatgccattcgtgaggcgaacacctgggccatcggCGGCCTAGgactcggaatgcgtattgccgcgagctcaacggagcgaccgtgggcggccgtcgttgcgtgcaactccatcgtggagattgcttacgtgtcccaactTAGTACAGCACATTGCatctgtgctgaagcccgcgtccccggtggatccttcttcgtcgtctccagttattttcaatactcggacgacatagaaatccacctgaggcagcttgaaaaggttctcagctgtctcaggggtcgccgcgttctggtggcggcagattccaacgcccaacactccctttggagccccaggaccactgacagtggtgtcctcctgggtgagctcatcgagtctttcggtctccgcgtcgcgaatgatgctaggcagggcccaaccttcaagagtgccgcaggtacgtcgttcatcgacgtcacactggctaCTCCtagcatgtataaattcatacgtgcatggaggttggaggacgagtggtccaccggtgaacacacgtcggttttctttcgtttagcgatccggagttcctcacagcgcgtgaacaactcgggagtcggcgagggctctaccatgcgctTCAACGTTCGTcaggccgactgggaaaagttcgaggcgatcctcgatgaggaggcccgtgagaaactcgcggACCATTCGCTGGACTccccagcggatgttgagagaatggcagaggtgctgggtgacgtactcaccaaagcctgccaagattcgatgccgcgccgcagacattaccgtcacgcgaatccgtggtggaccgaagagctgaccagcaaacgcaagctcagtcgtctccgtaacggctaccgaagggagactaaccctgacgcgcgaaaaattaaacagagcaggtatcgtgtagtcttACGGTCCTACACCAGACTACTTAGGAcatgtaaagaaaatagcttgcgcggttacataacgacggaaagcaacgcgaatccctggggcttccattacaaatacgccgctgataaattgcgtgtaggcacagtactcagcacacttagaaccgcgaatggcacgacacttacgatgcgtgagactgctgaggtactgttggacacacacctacccgacgacgaccccaacgcagacacaccagaacagacagacatccgcgaacgcgcgAGGAACCTCACGGTtcagacagaggacgcacgagacttgacggacgaccaacttaagggtctcgtaaagacccttaaaaatgacaaagccccaTGATGCGATGTAGTAGACGTTACGGTCTTAAAAGTCGccgtcatgaggatgcctcacatctttaCAAGACtattcaacgcctgccttaagcacggcgttttccccacagTTTgaaaagtcggcacacttcgtgctctcctcaaaggagttcacaattatgtgtccgaccccaaatcctaccgtcccatttgcctctgtcggttgtcgggaaatttttcgaaaaggtcctgcacgggatccttacggcgaaagtccttaccgggGACAaattatcaggacgtcaatatggctttctgcctggacgctccacggaagacgcgatagaagagttgcgtgaattagtcgaacgcggtaacgacaagaggtacgtcattggactccttttcgatatttcgggagcctttgacaacgtgtggtggcccttagtcctccagtctctggcggatcgagactgtccgaagaatgtcttcgAAGTGCTCCGcagctactttgacaatcggaccgtcaagatcgcctggagcgaccaagaggtttccaagccggctacccggggctgtccacaaggatcagtcctgggccccacttgctggaatctcatgttcgatgccctcctcaagagcatcgagcaaaACTTCGGCGAAATCGAAGTCGcgtacgcggacgaccttatcgcggtcgtatcggccgactcgcgtaaggagaTAGAAAGAATAGGTCAAGCCGTCGTTAATCACATCGCCTCGTGGTGCGCAtcggcgaagctcgaactctcgaagagcaagacagaggcaatagtcctgtcatgcaattcgcagaagagagcgccgcggacgcagtacaggtgggatcgggcgcgaaagacacgccgacgcgtgaaaccggcgttggatatccgcccacccgagattaggctcgccggTGAGAAGATCCGGTTtaaggagagcgtgaggtacctcggggtacattttaataggaacatgcgggtccggacccacaCCGAATATATACAAGAAAAGGCTCaggtccttttcactcggctatcggccctaatgcacaagcattggggactccgataccgatcgggtaaggtagtatttcagggcgttgttcaggctgtcgcgtcatatgcagcccacgggtgggtggaccggtgcacacccTACGACTGGAAAAAACTTCGTGCCgcacagaggagcgcgctgctgacggtgactggcgcgtataggacggcctcacacgaagcactctgcgcagcggcgggagttcttcctgtggacctattattgagggaaagagcagcgcgctaccaaaccaagaaaggcattccggtcatAATAGGAGATGTAGacatagaccccgcgaatccgcgcgttggtaacaacggccgcccgatcgaggccgtcgacGATATAAAAgcagagatccgaaatctctggcggagtaggttcgagcgggcttcaaccgggaggaacgccTTTGCGTTCTTTCCCGATACTTCGGCGCGCCTGGatgctaagtgggtcgagtgcgacctctgggtctcgcaggttctgacagggcatggacaattccggtcctatcttcatgaccggtgccttgcccaatcacgcaactgcgagtgcgaccaggctgaagacacagtccagcatcttatcatggactgtccgatatatgcaccacagcgggagtgcatcgcgagtataatcgggaatcgcccatggccccaggcggcacaagcgctagtgtcgtcgagggagtcattcgccgtgttcgcggaatTTTGTAGAGAATGCATGTGgttaaaatgcgtggaagcttacgcggaaattagatatcgcggcgacgatgagtgaacgaatgaatgggaccaaccagctctcgttgtcggagacgagagtcgtgggacaggaacccggtaaccttctgcGGGTAACCCTGTCGCGGTTGGAGATctgaatgagtattagagtcacctcttctcttttcttcctcttcttctattctatttcttttaatcccaaatacccttatcgacctttcacattctgggtgtcaggctgacaccaaggaccaccgcctccaggttccccgtgggagccatgcctgcgtcagtcacttgtgacccggcgccgtcatggttgtaaagtgtccttcggccatctgaaccggccgacagtatggatttttccaaaccccccctttgcagtgggtaatggcctaagtgtttgttatcatgtaagtagagtagattaataggccatgcgaggtttccggaaaccataacctggcaaggttgttttcataataccgcattgatgGTAGATCCATTTCTCCCTTCTATATTCTTCGAGTTTTTGTGCTCTCTTTGTAGGATCTTTATTCCTTTGAAGTTTCCTTCTAGCCCTGTATGCCACTTTTTTCAGTCGTGTGAGCTCAGGATTccaccatggaaccttcctggCTCGACTATTCCGAATAGGTATGGATGTGTTGCAGGCTTTCCGTAGTGCTTTACTGACGTGTTTTACCTGGTCAATGACCTGGGTTCGGTTAGTTAGATCGTTATACGGTTTGCTATGCCACTCTTGCATTAATCGCTCCGTAACGAAATTCCACTCGGCTTTACTCGTCACATACCCCTTGCAGCTGTCGCTGCTTTGGGTATTGActattttcacgtttttacTGGTTTTGATTGTGAACGTGATTGCTCTGTGATCACTGGATGTCCAGCCATCGCGTACTTTCCATCCGGAGATGTTTTCATACATTTTAGGTGTTGCCAGCGTCACATCTGGGTGACCTTCTCCGATTTCCGACGAGATGGTAGCCATGTCCCCTTCATTTACGACCTGTAATCCCCACTGGGCGAACAATGCTTCAAGTTTTTCACCTTTGGTGTTTGTTTTCTGTGCTCCC
This window contains:
- the LOC135169158 gene encoding uncharacterized protein LOC135169158 yields the protein MRAEAYEENCPPTRFPRCVRRTGLIIVNKRSSRALTALDPGRVRSPCLILLLQEPYNNKNGIEGLGMGTRIVKHGNTPPLAVIAVINPEITVTKLGHLCNTHFVIAELIQSNKSTYVASGYFQLCHDIDEHIDHVQKVMEQLRGKELLIAIDANARSTLWGAQKTNTKGEKLEALFAQWGLQVVNEGDMATISSEIGEGHPDVTLATPKMYENISGWKVRDGWTSSDHRAITFTIKTSKNVKIVNTQSSDSCKGYVTSKAEWNFVTERLMQEWHSKPYNDLTNRTQVIDQVKHVSKALRKACNTSIPIRNSRARKVPWWNPELTRLKKVAYRARRKLQRNKDPTKRAQKLEEYRREKWIYHQCGIMKTTLPGYGFRKPRMAY